Proteins encoded in a region of the Methanobrevibacter millerae genome:
- a CDS encoding Cdc6/Cdc18 family protein yields the protein MANIFENIQNENVIFKDKKPLDHRFLPERLLHREEQVTQIARYWVDALNDVTPSNITIYGKTGTGKTAAAKFARSQLLEFSADQDVFIKIEYIRCTDYTTEYQVIAQLCQKLGRDVPHRGWTKAEVVNTFRDIFRTNAFGKKLILIVILDEIDILLNKDGDGILYTLTRTDNVSILSISNFLDFKGLIKSRVTSSLNDKEIVFPPYGANQLTDILNERANMAFNEGVVESDVIPLCSAMAAKEEGDARFALDLLKTSGFIAEEEGSNTIKSEHVRMAKDRIEHDKFVDVVKTLPTQQQRVLEAILRLTNDNEEITSGKLYEAYSEVSKKDAVTYRRIFDFINELEMLGIISTNTISRGRGKGRTNIIKLQCDEDLLESSLYSSI from the coding sequence ATGGCAAATATTTTTGAAAACATTCAGAATGAAAATGTAATATTTAAGGATAAAAAGCCTTTGGATCATAGGTTTTTACCTGAAAGATTATTACACAGGGAAGAACAGGTAACGCAAATAGCGAGATATTGGGTTGATGCTTTAAATGATGTAACTCCATCAAACATTACGATTTATGGTAAAACCGGTACTGGTAAAACTGCTGCTGCAAAATTCGCTCGGTCTCAACTTTTGGAGTTTTCAGCAGATCAAGATGTTTTTATTAAAATTGAATATATAAGATGTACTGATTATACTACTGAATATCAGGTAATAGCTCAATTGTGTCAAAAGCTTGGACGTGATGTTCCGCACAGGGGATGGACTAAAGCTGAAGTTGTCAATACTTTCAGAGATATATTCAGGACAAATGCGTTTGGAAAAAAACTTATTTTAATTGTTATTTTAGATGAAATTGATATTTTGCTTAATAAAGATGGAGATGGAATATTATATACATTAACAAGGACAGACAATGTTTCAATTTTATCTATCAGTAACTTTTTGGATTTCAAAGGACTAATCAAATCAAGGGTTACCAGTAGTTTAAATGATAAGGAAATTGTATTTCCTCCTTATGGAGCTAACCAATTGACAGATATTTTAAATGAAAGGGCAAATATGGCCTTCAATGAAGGTGTCGTTGAAAGTGATGTGATTCCATTGTGCTCTGCAATGGCTGCCAAGGAAGAAGGTGATGCTAGATTTGCTTTAGATTTATTAAAAACTTCAGGTTTCATAGCTGAAGAGGAAGGATCAAATACTATTAAAAGTGAACATGTCAGAATGGCTAAAGACAGAATAGAACATGATAAATTTGTTGACGTCGTAAAGACTCTTCCAACTCAACAGCAAAGGGTTTTAGAAGCTATTTTAAGATTAACTAATGATAATGAAGAAATCACTTCAGGTAAATTATATGAAGCTTATAGTGAAGTATCTAAAAAAGATGCTGTTACTTACAGAAGAATATTTGATTTTATCAATGAACTAGAAATGTTAGGTATCATTTCCACAAACACCATTTCTCGTGGTCGTGGAAAAGGAAGAACTAACATTATTAAACTTCAATGTGATGAAGATTTGCTTGAATCAAGTTTATATTCATCTATTTAG
- the pyrB gene encoding aspartate carbamoyltransferase has protein sequence MIKIFELKNIISIKDLNKSDIDYIIDEASKLEDIAKSREISEELKGKILGLMFFEPSTRTKMSFETSMKRLSGECIGFENTGSSSVSKGESIADTAKMFEGYCDALVIRHEMEGVSKFISDIVDVPVINAGDGAGQHPTQTLLDLYTIKKEIGHIDNIKIALIGDLKYGRTVHSLANALTLYDNVELYFVSPDKLKMPQEILHDLDKAGMSYTETSNISDVIDKVNVLYVTRIQKERFADIDDYLEIKGAYIINKKMLEGKDLIVMHPLPRIDEIDGDVDDTKYNKYFTQAANAVPVRMAILKTLIKNNPK, from the coding sequence TTGATTAAAATTTTTGAATTGAAAAACATAATATCAATTAAAGATTTAAATAAATCAGATATTGATTATATTATAGACGAAGCATCAAAATTAGAGGATATTGCTAAATCCAGAGAAATTTCAGAAGAATTAAAAGGAAAAATATTAGGATTAATGTTTTTTGAACCATCAACAAGAACAAAAATGTCATTTGAAACATCAATGAAACGTTTGAGTGGTGAATGTATTGGTTTTGAAAACACAGGTTCTTCAAGTGTATCCAAAGGTGAAAGTATAGCAGACACCGCAAAAATGTTTGAAGGATACTGTGATGCATTGGTAATAAGACATGAAATGGAAGGAGTTTCAAAATTCATATCAGATATTGTAGATGTTCCTGTAATTAATGCTGGTGATGGTGCTGGTCAACATCCAACACAAACATTGCTTGACTTGTACACAATTAAAAAAGAAATTGGACATATTGACAACATAAAAATTGCATTAATTGGTGATTTAAAATATGGACGTACAGTTCACTCCCTAGCAAATGCTCTGACATTATATGATAACGTTGAACTTTACTTCGTATCACCGGATAAATTGAAAATGCCTCAAGAAATACTTCATGACTTAGACAAAGCAGGAATGTCTTACACTGAAACATCCAATATTTCAGATGTCATCGATAAAGTAAATGTTTTATATGTTACAAGAATTCAAAAAGAGCGTTTTGCAGATATTGATGATTATTTAGAAATCAAAGGTGCTTATATTATTAACAAAAAAATGCTGGAAGGTAAAGACCTGATTGTAATGCATCCTTTACCTAGAATCGATGAAATAGATGGTGATGTGGATGATACCAAATATAATAAGTATTTCACCCAGGCAGCCAATGCCGTTCCAGTAAGAATGGCAATTTTAAAAACATTAATTAAAAACAACCCTAAATAG
- a CDS encoding flavodoxin domain-containing protein — MKTAIIYSTLIDDTKKSAKILKELIKSEVVLISIENVKDICLLKYNFIILGASTYNGKVQGSFKRYVSRNIKTLIEKPHALYVNSDENLDMMTNLDKVFSQEIIESSFVYSNFGYEINTDIGNYIQRRKSKKIIEKNDNVPILNKHKIEEFANNINNLIEKRVD; from the coding sequence ATGAAAACTGCAATAATTTATTCAACATTAATTGATGATACAAAAAAATCCGCCAAAATATTAAAAGAATTAATTAAATCAGAGGTAGTGTTGATTTCTATTGAAAATGTCAAGGATATATGCCTTTTAAAATATAACTTTATTATATTAGGGGCATCAACGTATAATGGAAAGGTTCAAGGATCGTTCAAAAGATATGTTTCAAGAAATATCAAAACACTCATTGAAAAACCTCATGCATTATATGTGAATAGTGATGAAAATTTAGATATGATGACAAATTTGGACAAAGTATTTTCACAGGAAATCATAGAATCCTCATTTGTGTATTCAAACTTCGGATATGAAATAAATACAGATATAGGAAATTACATTCAAAGAAGAAAATCAAAAAAAATTATCGAAAAAAATGATAATGTACCTATTTTAAATAAACATAAAATAGAAGAATTTGCAAATAACATTAATAATTTAATTGAAAAAAGGGTTGATTAA
- the hisG gene encoding ATP phosphoribosyltransferase — protein MKLKIAVPSKGRISNPSIDILEKAGLGLKDNNNRQLISKTHNKNIDIMFARASDIPEFVSDGIVDMGISGIDLIKESESEVVQLLDLKFGQTKLVLASPEDSEINSIDDLTSDMVIATEFPTLTRKYLKNHDLNPKIVKLSGSTEIAPFIGVADLITDLTSTGTTLKMNHLKIIDTILESTIVLITNEKSLENKKTLVEAVNRSIKGVIDAYGKKLIMMNVKSKDLDEVRKLMPAMDGPTISEVLSKEKTVAIQAVIDEDQVFELVNDLRNAGAKDILVVPIERII, from the coding sequence ATGAAATTAAAAATAGCTGTTCCATCAAAAGGAAGAATTAGCAATCCATCTATAGATATTTTAGAAAAAGCAGGATTAGGTTTAAAAGATAACAATAATCGACAATTAATATCAAAAACTCATAATAAAAATATTGATATAATGTTTGCAAGGGCATCAGATATTCCTGAATTTGTATCTGATGGAATTGTTGATATGGGAATAAGTGGTATTGACCTGATAAAAGAAAGTGAAAGTGAAGTTGTTCAGCTGTTAGATTTAAAATTTGGACAAACAAAACTTGTTTTAGCTTCACCTGAAGATTCAGAAATTAACTCAATTGATGATTTAACATCTGATATGGTAATAGCAACAGAATTTCCTACATTAACAAGAAAATATCTGAAAAATCATGATTTAAATCCAAAAATTGTTAAATTAAGTGGATCTACAGAAATCGCACCATTTATTGGCGTAGCAGATTTAATTACTGATTTAACAAGTACAGGAACTACATTAAAAATGAATCATTTGAAAATCATTGATACAATATTGGAAAGTACAATTGTATTAATAACAAATGAAAAATCATTAGAAAATAAAAAAACATTAGTTGAAGCTGTTAATAGAAGCATCAAAGGAGTAATTGATGCCTATGGTAAAAAACTTATAATGATGAATGTGAAAAGCAAGGATTTAGATGAAGTAAGAAAACTTATGCCAGCTATGGATGGTCCTACTATATCTGAAGTTTTATCTAAAGAAAAAACCGTTGCAATACAAGCTGTTATTGATGAAGATCAAGTTTTTGAACTTGTAAATGATTTGAGGAATGCTGGTGCAAAAGACATTCTTGTTGTACCTATTGAAAGAATAATATGA
- a CDS encoding histone family protein, translating into MAEIPKAPIARIIKDTGAERVSEDAKVELAEALEEIARNIAIKANEAARLAKRKTIKAEDIKFAVNELDL; encoded by the coding sequence ATGGCAGAAATACCAAAAGCTCCTATTGCTAGAATCATTAAGGATACTGGTGCTGAAAGAGTAAGTGAAGATGCAAAAGTTGAATTAGCTGAAGCATTAGAAGAAATTGCACGTAACATTGCTATTAAAGCAAATGAAGCTGCAAGATTAGCTAAACGTAAAACTATTAAAGCTGAAGATATTAAATTCGCAGTCAATGAATTAGACTTATAA
- a CDS encoding amidohydrolase family protein, whose amino-acid sequence MADNTILIKNAVILDPNTDYDEKKDLLINNDLISEISDNISDENVDKVIDATGKILLPGFINTHTHLSMTLFRGLADDLALDEWLNDNIWPMEANLNGNYCYIGALLGAVELIKSGTTTFSDMYFYMEDVAKAVEESGIRAVLSYGMIDFGDEEKRKAEIEKNMALFKNCHDAADGRIKVFFGPHSPYTASEELLREVRKLADENDMKIHIHVSETQKEINDVSSEKGLRPFEYLDSIGFLGPDVLCAHCVWLNDNEIDIIKKNDVKISHNPCSNMKLASGIAPVSKLLENDICVSIGTDGASSNNNLDLIEELKTASLLQKVSTLDPKVLTSDEAIAIGTINGAKALGLEDEIGSIEVGKKADLILIDTNNANMIPDSSNLSSNIIYSANGSNVDTTICNGQILMENKKLTTLDEQEIYDKARKAIEELKALL is encoded by the coding sequence ATGGCAGATAATACGATTTTAATTAAAAATGCAGTTATTTTGGATCCTAATACGGATTATGATGAGAAAAAGGATTTATTAATTAATAATGATTTAATTTCAGAAATTTCAGATAATATTTCTGATGAAAATGTTGACAAAGTAATAGATGCAACAGGTAAAATTTTACTTCCGGGTTTTATTAATACACATACACATTTATCCATGACATTGTTTAGAGGATTAGCTGATGACCTGGCTTTAGATGAATGGTTAAATGATAATATATGGCCTATGGAAGCAAATCTTAACGGTAATTATTGTTATATAGGAGCTCTTTTAGGAGCTGTTGAACTAATCAAATCAGGTACTACAACATTCTCTGATATGTATTTTTATATGGAAGATGTTGCAAAAGCAGTTGAAGAATCAGGTATTAGAGCTGTATTGTCATATGGAATGATTGATTTCGGTGATGAGGAAAAAAGAAAAGCTGAAATTGAAAAGAACATGGCTCTATTTAAAAATTGTCATGATGCTGCTGACGGAAGAATTAAAGTATTTTTCGGACCCCATTCTCCATATACCGCTTCAGAAGAATTGTTAAGAGAAGTCCGCAAATTGGCTGATGAGAATGACATGAAAATTCATATTCATGTAAGTGAAACTCAAAAGGAAATTAATGATGTTTCCAGTGAAAAAGGATTAAGGCCATTCGAATACTTGGATTCTATAGGATTTTTAGGTCCTGATGTTTTATGTGCACATTGTGTATGGTTAAATGACAATGAAATTGATATAATTAAGAAAAATGATGTTAAAATTTCACATAATCCTTGCAGTAACATGAAATTGGCATCAGGTATTGCACCTGTATCAAAATTACTAGAAAATGATATATGTGTTTCTATTGGAACTGATGGAGCATCATCCAACAACAATTTGGATTTAATCGAAGAATTAAAAACTGCCAGCTTGCTTCAAAAGGTTTCAACTCTTGACCCTAAGGTTTTAACATCAGATGAGGCTATTGCTATCGGAACAATCAATGGTGCAAAGGCTCTCGGTTTGGAGGATGAAATTGGATCAATCGAAGTCGGCAAAAAAGCAGATTTAATATTAATTGATACAAATAATGCTAATATGATTCCAGACAGTTCTAATTTAAGTTCCAATATTATTTACTCTGCAAACGGATCTAATGTAGATACTACTATTTGTAATGGTCAAATATTGATGGAAAATAAGAAATTAACTACATTGGATGAGCAGGAAATTTATGATAAAGCTAGAAAAGCAATTGAAGAACTCAAGGCTCTTTTATAA
- the tfrA gene encoding fumarate reductase (CoM/CoB) subunit TfrA produces MEVKTIKTDVLIIGSGGAGSRAAIEVDDAGLKATIVSKGLSFRSGCTGMAEGGYNAVFKAVDKDDSIEAHIKDTLKGGSFLNDKKLVDILVNESPKRLIDLENYGALFDRQENGEINQRPFGGQTYRRTCFQGDRTGAELLNALKEEIISRDIECIEEVMITSLIQEGVQVIGATGFDLKDSSIIYFQSKAVIFASGGAGQLYPVTSNTFQKNGDGFAIAYRAGANLIDMEQVQFHPTGMVTPESKKGVLVTEAVRAEGGKLLNKDGERFMARYSPEKMELSTRDVVARSIYQEIIEGRGSEHGGVYLDISHLDDDVIDEKLETMVLQFENVGVDIKNEPIEVAPTAHHFMGGIKINTDASTSLPNLFACGEVCGGVHGANRLGGNALADTQVFGKIAGENAAKIAKETEIKTNDEMVLAEKERIEGLIKPGSIKANEFKENIKKLMWEKVSIVREEKKLNEALKQLQEMQKDLDKLDVSDKSQYNNELLTALEVINMVEICILVVKSAILRRESRGAHYRSDFPESNDAWKRSIVLNKNKIKFEAR; encoded by the coding sequence ATGGAAGTTAAAACTATTAAAACAGATGTGTTAATAATAGGATCAGGTGGTGCTGGTTCAAGAGCAGCTATTGAAGTTGATGATGCTGGTCTTAAAGCAACAATTGTGTCAAAAGGATTATCCTTTAGATCCGGTTGTACCGGAATGGCTGAAGGTGGATATAATGCTGTTTTCAAAGCTGTTGATAAAGACGACTCAATAGAAGCACATATTAAAGACACTTTAAAAGGTGGAAGTTTTCTAAATGATAAAAAGCTAGTCGATATTTTAGTAAATGAATCCCCTAAAAGATTAATTGATTTGGAAAACTACGGTGCATTATTTGACAGACAGGAAAACGGTGAAATAAATCAAAGGCCATTTGGCGGTCAGACATACAGAAGAACTTGCTTTCAGGGAGACCGTACTGGTGCTGAACTTTTAAATGCTTTAAAAGAAGAGATAATTAGTAGAGATATAGAATGCATTGAAGAAGTAATGATAACTTCCCTTATTCAGGAGGGCGTTCAAGTAATAGGAGCAACCGGATTTGACTTAAAGGATTCCAGCATTATATACTTCCAATCAAAAGCCGTAATTTTTGCAAGTGGCGGAGCCGGACAACTATACCCTGTAACTTCCAATACCTTTCAAAAAAATGGAGATGGTTTTGCAATAGCATATAGAGCTGGTGCAAACCTAATTGATATGGAACAGGTTCAATTCCACCCAACAGGAATGGTTACCCCTGAATCCAAAAAAGGAGTATTAGTAACAGAAGCAGTAAGGGCTGAAGGGGGTAAGCTATTAAATAAAGATGGCGAACGTTTCATGGCAAGATATTCACCTGAAAAAATGGAACTGTCAACACGTGACGTTGTAGCAAGATCAATCTATCAGGAAATTATTGAAGGAAGAGGAAGCGAACACGGAGGAGTCTATCTTGACATTTCACATCTTGACGATGATGTTATTGATGAAAAACTGGAAACCATGGTTCTGCAATTTGAAAATGTTGGTGTTGACATTAAAAACGAACCAATTGAAGTTGCTCCAACAGCACATCACTTTATGGGCGGTATCAAAATAAATACTGATGCTTCAACTTCACTTCCTAATTTGTTTGCTTGCGGAGAAGTTTGCGGTGGAGTTCACGGAGCTAATCGTCTAGGCGGGAACGCACTTGCAGACACCCAAGTATTCGGAAAAATAGCTGGTGAAAATGCGGCCAAAATCGCGAAAGAAACAGAAATAAAAACCAATGATGAAATGGTTTTGGCCGAAAAAGAAAGAATTGAAGGGTTAATAAAGCCAGGTTCCATTAAAGCTAATGAATTTAAAGAAAACATCAAAAAACTAATGTGGGAAAAAGTATCTATTGTGCGTGAAGAGAAAAAATTGAATGAAGCACTTAAACAACTTCAAGAAATGCAGAAAGATTTGGATAAACTTGATGTATCTGATAAAAGTCAGTATAATAATGAATTGTTAACAGCTTTAGAAGTAATAAATATGGTTGAAATCTGTATTTTAGTTGTTAAATCCGCAATATTACGTCGTGAAAGTAGAGGAGCTCACTACAGAAGCGATTTCCCTGAAAGTAATGATGCATGGAAAAGAAGTATTGTTTTAAACAAAAATAAAATTAAATTTGAAGCTAGATAG
- a CDS encoding DUF120 domain-containing protein, with translation MKLRGEVTTGLGKAAFFLSQDFYVNNFIKNCGFKPYPGTLNILVPENHLEQINEIKDNCNDIIKPDEGFGAVKYIEAILNDDVNGAIVFPAKTEHTENYLEFIAEIKLRDALNLKDGDIVSIEF, from the coding sequence ATGAAACTTAGGGGAGAAGTTACAACTGGTTTGGGAAAAGCTGCTTTTTTTCTATCTCAGGATTTTTACGTTAATAATTTTATAAAAAATTGTGGTTTTAAGCCTTATCCTGGAACATTGAATATTCTAGTCCCTGAAAATCATTTAGAGCAAATCAACGAAATTAAAGATAATTGTAATGATATCATTAAACCTGATGAAGGGTTTGGTGCTGTAAAATACATTGAAGCTATTTTGAATGATGATGTTAATGGGGCTATCGTTTTTCCGGCAAAAACAGAACATACTGAAAATTATTTGGAATTCATTGCTGAAATAAAATTAAGAGATGCACTTAATTTAAAAGACGGTGATATTGTAAGTATTGAGTTTTGA
- the ribB gene encoding 3,4-dihydroxy-2-butanone-4-phosphate synthase, whose amino-acid sequence MNQETDLEKGFEALRQGKFILVYDNDDREGEIDMIIASEFVTPKSIATMRNDAGGLICNCISSKFCDEINLPFMVDIMAAATEKYPNLAELAPNDIPYDERSSFSIWVNHRKSFTGVTDHDRAMTISEMAKMFKDGKFDEFGKTFRSPGHVCLLRGAVDTVKNRRGHTEIGLAMCEMAGVTPVCVVCEMMDGETGQATSFDDAKKYAEENDLVLLRGNDIIKKYLEEY is encoded by the coding sequence ATGAATCAAGAAACTGATTTAGAAAAAGGATTTGAAGCCTTAAGACAAGGTAAATTTATTTTAGTATATGATAATGATGACAGAGAAGGCGAAATCGATATGATTATCGCTTCTGAATTTGTAACTCCAAAATCTATTGCTACAATGAGAAATGATGCTGGAGGATTAATCTGTAATTGTATTAGCTCTAAATTTTGTGATGAAATCAATTTACCGTTTATGGTCGACATTATGGCAGCAGCTACTGAAAAATATCCTAATTTAGCTGAACTTGCTCCTAATGATATTCCATACGATGAAAGATCATCCTTTTCAATTTGGGTAAATCACAGAAAATCATTCACTGGTGTAACAGACCATGACAGAGCAATGACCATTAGCGAAATGGCTAAAATGTTTAAAGATGGAAAATTCGATGAATTCGGTAAAACATTTAGATCTCCAGGACATGTCTGTCTTTTAAGAGGAGCAGTTGACACTGTTAAAAACAGAAGAGGACACACAGAAATTGGTCTTGCAATGTGTGAAATGGCTGGTGTTACTCCTGTTTGTGTCGTTTGTGAAATGATGGATGGTGAAACCGGTCAGGCAACATCATTTGATGATGCTAAAAAATATGCTGAAGAAAATGATTTGGTTCTCCTTAGAGGAAACGACATCATTAAAAAATATTTAGAAGAATACTAA
- a CDS encoding AAA family ATPase, with translation MTKIGLAYVKGAVPGFEQFGNLPTDIVKENGLVNGNKVSEELDALIIPGGTLIESNDINMDLNKEILRMAKMGKPIIGICAGFQLLSNQIDIGRKSEVPIVKEGLGLIDVEFSPLITSDRVVAKVYDNSFLTKNQNEDVNGFHTHTYGKVVGDAKPLFYSKVQRMNYGDTNKSGDYNIFSGACNDDGNVIGTMIHNILDENPVLVKNLLNQIDADDIEDIYNRNKKVKEHIQSEIGIGTGIKIPQRKANEKPKFLMIGSNGSDSGKTFILTGLAGALRKRGYKVALLKVGPDVRDIIPGLYLTKDYMNDFSSIKIGHLGWSDIESTVAKLNSSDYDIVLIEGVMSVFTGLLNEKVPFSAAEIAMSSNIPMLLISGVNKGGIESAAVDLVAHANMLSKFNVDVKGILLNKVYNESIFENVVPYIKNNSNVDEVLSVGKLKLETRGFTPEIEIRYDLFTKAALDLVEESLDIDKIAKMAQEVKFNRIIPFEEIKNKVI, from the coding sequence ATGACAAAAATTGGACTTGCTTATGTAAAAGGTGCTGTTCCTGGTTTTGAGCAATTTGGAAATTTACCAACAGATATTGTTAAGGAAAATGGTTTAGTTAATGGAAATAAAGTAAGTGAAGAACTTGATGCATTAATTATACCTGGAGGAACATTAATCGAATCAAATGACATCAATATGGATTTAAACAAGGAAATCCTAAGAATGGCAAAAATGGGAAAACCTATTATTGGAATATGTGCAGGATTTCAACTGCTTTCAAACCAGATAGATATCGGAAGAAAGTCAGAAGTCCCTATTGTTAAAGAAGGTCTTGGATTAATTGATGTTGAATTTTCACCGTTAATTACAAGCGATAGGGTAGTGGCAAAGGTTTATGACAATTCATTTTTAACAAAAAATCAAAATGAAGACGTTAACGGTTTTCATACACACACCTATGGAAAGGTTGTTGGAGATGCTAAACCGCTGTTCTATTCTAAAGTCCAAAGAATGAATTATGGCGATACAAACAAATCAGGAGATTACAACATATTTTCCGGAGCATGCAATGATGATGGAAATGTCATTGGAACTATGATTCATAACATACTTGACGAAAATCCAGTTTTGGTCAAAAATTTGCTCAATCAAATAGATGCAGATGATATAGAAGACATTTACAATAGAAATAAAAAAGTTAAAGAACATATTCAATCTGAAATCGGAATCGGCACAGGCATAAAAATACCTCAAAGAAAAGCTAACGAAAAACCTAAATTCCTAATGATTGGAAGTAACGGATCAGATTCCGGGAAAACGTTTATCTTAACAGGCTTAGCAGGTGCGTTAAGAAAAAGGGGATATAAAGTTGCACTACTGAAAGTAGGGCCTGACGTTCGCGACATTATACCTGGATTGTATTTGACAAAAGACTATATGAATGATTTCAGTTCAATAAAGATTGGTCATTTAGGCTGGAGTGACATCGAATCTACAGTAGCTAAATTGAATTCATCTGATTATGACATTGTATTGATTGAAGGAGTAATGAGTGTATTTACAGGTTTATTAAATGAAAAAGTCCCATTTTCTGCAGCTGAAATAGCAATGTCATCAAATATTCCAATGCTATTAATATCAGGAGTTAATAAGGGAGGAATCGAATCTGCCGCTGTTGATTTGGTAGCGCATGCAAACATGTTAAGCAAATTCAATGTGGATGTTAAGGGAATCTTATTGAATAAAGTATATAATGAAAGCATATTTGAAAATGTAGTTCCGTATATTAAAAATAATTCCAATGTCGATGAGGTATTGAGTGTCGGAAAACTAAAACTAGAGACAAGAGGCTTTACACCTGAAATAGAAATCAGGTATGATTTGTTTACAAAAGCTGCTCTTGACTTGGTAGAGGAATCTCTAGACATTGATAAAATAGCTAAAATGGCACAGGAAGTTAAATTTAATCGTATAATTCCATTTGAAGAAATAAAAAATAAGGTGATATAA
- the gatA gene encoding Asp-tRNA(Asn)/Glu-tRNA(Gln) amidotransferase subunit GatA yields MNVIEKLNSIKSGELTAKENVENFLKVIKEKNDSINAFIELNEENALKQAEEIDAKIANGEEVGSLAGLVFGIKANINVEDLIISAASKTLENYLGSYNATVVDYILAEDGIIIGIANMDEFAAGSSTETSYYGPTQNPNALGRIPGGSSGGSAAVVAAEMCDIALGSDTGGSIRNPASHCGVIGFKPTYGAVSRQGLLDLSMSLDQIGPFARDVSGIALALNTIVDYDETECTTIDWDKPDFTECLEDKSLEGMKIAICKDFIEVTDEEINKTVNKAINKLVDAGAELVEVSFDHLDLCLPTYYLINYVEFFSATRKYDGRDYGYRIEEVCGDEVLRRIKIGSHIAQAEFSGKYYKKALKARSLIRDEINAMLENVDLIVGPTVPKLPHEIGEKLDPMEMYAYDVLTVIANLAGIPAASIPAGTVNDIPVGLQIQAKPLDDEKIVKAMAVFENTQN; encoded by the coding sequence ATGAATGTTATTGAAAAATTAAATTCCATCAAAAGTGGAGAATTAACCGCTAAGGAAAATGTTGAAAACTTCCTTAAAGTTATTAAAGAAAAAAATGACTCCATTAATGCTTTTATTGAATTAAACGAAGAAAATGCATTAAAACAAGCAGAAGAAATTGATGCTAAAATAGCTAATGGAGAAGAAGTTGGAAGCTTAGCAGGTTTGGTATTTGGTATTAAGGCAAATATTAATGTAGAAGACTTGATTATTTCTGCAGCTTCAAAAACATTGGAAAATTATTTAGGAAGTTACAATGCAACTGTAGTCGATTATATATTAGCAGAAGATGGAATAATTATTGGAATTGCAAACATGGATGAATTTGCAGCTGGTAGTTCAACTGAAACTTCTTATTATGGACCAACTCAAAACCCTAATGCATTAGGCAGAATTCCTGGTGGTTCATCAGGTGGTAGTGCAGCAGTTGTTGCGGCTGAAATGTGTGATATTGCATTAGGTTCAGATACTGGTGGATCCATAAGAAACCCGGCTTCCCATTGTGGTGTAATCGGATTTAAACCAACATATGGTGCCGTTTCAAGACAAGGTTTACTTGACTTATCCATGAGTTTAGACCAAATCGGTCCATTTGCACGTGATGTCAGCGGTATAGCTCTTGCATTAAATACTATCGTTGATTATGATGAAACCGAATGTACAACCATAGACTGGGATAAACCTGACTTCACAGAATGTTTAGAAGACAAATCCCTTGAAGGCATGAAAATAGCTATTTGTAAAGATTTCATTGAAGTGACCGATGAAGAAATCAATAAAACCGTTAATAAGGCTATTAACAAATTGGTTGATGCAGGTGCTGAACTTGTAGAAGTATCTTTTGATCACTTAGACTTATGTTTACCTACATATTACTTAATTAACTATGTTGAGTTCTTCTCAGCTACAAGAAAATATGACGGAAGAGATTACGGTTACAGAATAGAGGAAGTTTGTGGAGATGAAGTTTTAAGAAGAATTAAAATCGGTTCCCACATTGCACAAGCTGAATTCAGTGGAAAATACTACAAAAAAGCACTTAAAGCAAGGTCTCTTATTCGTGATGAAATCAATGCAATGCTTGAAAATGTTGACTTGATTGTAGGTCCTACCGTGCCAAAACTTCCACACGAAATCGGTGAAAAATTAGACCCAATGGAAATGTATGCATATGATGTATTGACTGTTATTGCTAACCTTGCAGGAATTCCTGCAGCAAGTATACCGGCAGGTACTGTTAACGACATTCCAGTAGGTCTCCAAATACAAGCTAAACCATTAGATGATGAAAAAATCGTTAAAGCTATGGCTGTATTTGAAAATACTCAAAATTAA